Proteins encoded in a region of the Carassius auratus strain Wakin unplaced genomic scaffold, ASM336829v1 scaf_tig00015660, whole genome shotgun sequence genome:
- the LOC113074919 gene encoding uncharacterized protein LOC113074919 codes for MAAYMGPSQLRHFAICWRSRIELPVTAILNSWQVFFYIPSSYAEARVKLHQAEYSSDLTDTENISRKKRPSAKILQSQLSTQLQSSENSDSSEELPPTPPNQLLWPAVREVSNYFQNPTAQRGTSPTATITSPTARGVASSPATVTSPTARGVSRPAARGVASSPATVTSSTARGVASSPATVTSPTARGVSSPTCEAMFTKILTVLEEVKETQRVHGKMLNALLKKQDGSMVEVPEGVVLPLKTQADLEALDQKLGDRSVMSAVVAMVADVGGTSIDDATRRMMKYVFSNELALEYNLFGRHGKKKFKDLRIFNVVYEALKNNPLTSKVNQQEAERALSKWFTGARDRGGQRASRMHQKMAAV; via the exons CCAATTGCGCCATTTTGCAATCTGTTGGCGGTCTAGGATTGAGCTGCCGGTTACTGCG aTACTGAATAGCTGGCAGGTGTTCTTCTATATACCAT CATCTTATGCCGAAGCTAGGGTTAAACTCCACCAAGCTGAGTATTCATCAGACttgacagacacagaaaatatctcaagaaaaaaaag GCCAAGTGCAAAAATCCTCCAGAGTCAACTGAGCACCCAACTGCAATCAAGTGAGAATTCAGATTCTTCAGAGGAGCTTCCACCCACTCCACCAAACCAACTCCTTTGGCCAGCAGTGAGAGAAGTGAGCAATTACTTCCAAAACCCCACTGCCCAACGAGGCACCAGCCCCACAGCTACAATTACCAGCCCCACAGCCCGAGGAGTTGCCAGCTCCCCAGCTACAGTTACCAGCCCGACGGCCAGAGGAGTGTCCAGGCCCGCAGCCCGAGGAGTTGCCAGCTCCCCAGCTACGGTTACCAGCTCGACGGCCCGAGGAGTTGCCAGCTCCCCAGCTACAGTTACCAGCCCGACGGCCCGAGGAGTGTCCAGCCCAACTTGTGAAGCCATGTTCACTAAAATTCTAACAGTTTTAGAAGAAGTGAAGGAGACACAACGTGTTCATGGAAAGATGTTGAATGCCCTGCTGAAAAAGCAAGACGGATCAATGGTAGAGGTTCCTGAAGGAGTTGTCTTACCTCTGAAAACCCAGGCTGACCTTGAGGCTCTTGATCAGAAGCTGGGGGATCGTAGTGTCATGTCTGCTGTT GTTGCCATGGTGGCAGATGTGGGCGGCACAAGTATAGATGACGCAACGAGAAGAATGATGAAATACGTCTTTTCAAATGAGCTGGCATTGGAGTACAATTTGTTTGGCCGTcatgggaaaaaaaagtttaaagatttGCGTATTTTCAACGTTGTGTATG AGGCTCTTAAGAACAACCCCCTGACATCAAAGGTCAACCAGCAAGAAGCTGAGAGGGCACTGTCAAAATGGTTTACTGGAGCAAGAGACAGAGGAGGACAAAGGGCATCAAGAATGCACCAAAAGATGGCTGCAGTTTAA